Proteins co-encoded in one Erinaceus europaeus chromosome 2, mEriEur2.1, whole genome shotgun sequence genomic window:
- the CAPN12 gene encoding calpain-12 isoform X1 has translation MACGSGRVTIQLVNEEAESGAQGLKLFRGQNYEAIRAACLEEGILFRDPYFPAGPDALGYDLLGPNSEKAKGVEWMRPHEFCTEPQFICEDMSRTDVCQGRLGNCWLLAAAASLTLYPRLLRRVVPPGQGFGSGYAGVFHFQIWQFGRWVDVVVDDKLPVREGKLMFVKSEQRNEFWASLLEKAYAKLHGSYEVMQGGHMNEAFVDFTGGVGEVLYLRQDTPALSLFTILRHALGKESLVGATALSDRGEYRTEEGLVKGHAYSVTGTHKVSLGFTKVRLLRLRNPWGRIEWTGAWSDSCPRWDVLPTEWREALLVKKEDGEFWMELQDFLRHFTTIQICSLSPEVLGPKPAGGGWHIHTFQGRWVRGFNSGGNQPGADTFWTNPQFRLTLLEPDEEEEDDDDDGARGRLPKCTVLLSLIQRNRRRLRAEGLTYLTVGFHVFQVCPQMVELWDSPHSRELLPQLLRADRSHFCARRDVSRRCRLPPGHYLVVPCAARTCDEADFTLRIFSERRHTAVEIDDVISADLRAFTVPYTPLGLGLELLFQELAGEEEELSAFQLQMLLSIALEPARTHHQIPREIGLRTCEHLLRCFGTLHPQYGRSLAFHQFQQLWGHLLKWQATFDKFDEDSSGTMNSCELRLALISAGFHLNNQLTQALTSRYRDSRLRVDFERFVSCVAQLTCIFCHCSQHLDGGEGVICLTHRQWMEVATFS, from the exons ATGGCGTGTGGCAGCGGGAGAGTCACTATCCAGCTGGTGAACGAGGAGGCTGAGTCTGGAGCCCAAGGCCTGAAGCTCTTTCGGGGCCAGAACTATGAGGCAATCCGAGCAGCTTGCCTGGAGGAGGGGATCCTGTTCCGAGATCCCTACTTCCCTGCTGGTCCTGATGCCCTTGGCTATGACCTGCTGGGGCCAAACTCAGAGAAGGCCAAAGGAGTGGAATGGATGAGACCCCAT GAGTTCTGCACCGAACCCCAGTTCATCTGTGAGGACATGAGCCGGACAGACGTGTGTCAGGGGAGACTGG GTAATTGCTGGCTACTGGCGGCCGCAGCCTCCCTCACACTCTACCCCCGCCTCCTGCGCCGGGTGGTCCCGCCTGGACAGGGCTTTGGAAGTGGCTATGCAGGGGTCTTCCATTTCCAG ATCTGGCAGTTTGGCCGCTGGGTGGACGTCGTGGTGGACGACAAGCTGCCAGTGCGAGAGGGGAAGCTGATGTTCGTGAAGTCGGAGCAGAGGAACGAGTTCTGGGCCTCGCTTCTGGAAAAGGCTTACGCCAA GCTCCATGGCTCCTACGAGGTCATGCAAGGTGGTCACATGAATGAAGCCTTCGtggacttcacaggtggtgtggGTGAGGTACTCTACCTTCGGCAGGACACCCCCGCCCTGAGCCTCTTCACCATCCTGCGCCACGCCTTGGGCAAAGAGTCCCTGGTGGGGGCCACTGCCCTG agtgaTCGGGGCGAGTACCGCACAGAAGAAGGGCTGGTGAAGGGCCACGCCTACTCAGTCACAGGCACACACAAG GTGTCACTGGGCTTCACCAAGGTGCGGCTGCTAAGGCTAAGGAACCCCTGGGGTCGCATAGAATGGACCGGAGCCTGGAGCGACAG CTGCCCACGTTGGGATGTGCTCCCCACTGAGTGGAGGGAAGCCCTGCTGGTAAAGAAGGAGGATGGAGAATTCTG GATGGAGCTACAGGACTTCCTCCGGCACTTCACCACCATCCAGATCTGCTCACTGAGCCCGGAGGTGCTGGGCCCGAAGCCTGCGGGAGGCGGCTGGCACATCCATACCTTTCAAGGCCGCTGGGTGCGTGGCTTCAACTCGGGTGGGAACCAGCCTGGTGCAG ACACCTTCTGGACCAACCCCCAGTTCCGGCTGACACTGTTGGAGcctgatgaggaggaggaagacgacGATGATGATGGGGCTCGAGGCCGCCTGCCCAAGTGCACAGTCCTCCTGTCACTTATTCAGCGCAACCGCCGGCGCCTAAGGGCTGAGGGCCTCACCTACCTCACCGTGGGCTTCCACGTGTTCCAGGTGTGCCCCCAG ATGGTGGAGCTCTGGGACTCCCCGCACAGCCGCGAGCTCCTGCCCCAGCTGCTACGCGCCGACCGCTCGCACTTCTGCGCGCGCCGCGACGTGAGCCGCCGCTGCCGCCTGCCGCCCGGACACTACCTGGTGGTGCCCTGCGCCGCGCGCACCTGCGACGAGGCCGACTTCACGCTGCGCATCTTCTCCGAGCGCCGCCACACTGCCGT CGAGATCGACGACGTGATCAGCGCCGACCTGCGCGCCTTCACG GTCCCCTACACTCCCCTGGGGCTCGGCTTGGagctgctgttccaggagctGGCAGGAGAG GAGGAAGAACTCAGTGCTTTTCAGCTTCAGATGTTATTAAGCATTGCCCTAGAGCCTG ccAGGACGCATCACCAGATTCCCAGAGAAATTGGGCTCAGGACCTGTGAGCATCTGCTGCGGTGTTTTGGG ACACTCCACCCCCAGTATGGCCGAAGCCTGGCCTTCCACCAATTCCAGCAGCTCTGGGGGCACCTCCTAAAATGGCAG GCCACCTTTGACAAGTTTGACGAGGACTCCTCAGGAACCATGAATTCCTGTGAGCTGAGGCTGGCACTGATTTCGGCAG gctTCCACCTGAACAACCAGCTGACCCAGGCCCTTACAAGCCGATACCGGGACAGCCGTCTGCGAGTGGACTTCGAGCGTTTTGTGTCCTGCGTGGCTCAGCTCACCTGCATCTTCT GCCACTGCAGCCAGCACCTGGATGGAGGTGAGGGGGTCATCTGCCTGACCCACCGCCAG TGGATGGAGGTGGCCACCTTCTCCTAG
- the CAPN12 gene encoding calpain-12 isoform X2 has translation MACGSGRVTIQLVNEEAESGAQGLKLFRGQNYEAIRAACLEEGILFRDPYFPAGPDALGYDLLGPNSEKAKGVEWMRPHEFCTEPQFICEDMSRTDVCQGRLGNCWLLAAAASLTLYPRLLRRVVPPGQGFGSGYAGVFHFQIWQFGRWVDVVVDDKLPVREGKLMFVKSEQRNEFWASLLEKAYAKLHGSYEVMQGGHMNEAFVDFTGGVGEVLYLRQDTPALSLFTILRHALGKESLSDRGEYRTEEGLVKGHAYSVTGTHKVSLGFTKVRLLRLRNPWGRIEWTGAWSDSCPRWDVLPTEWREALLVKKEDGEFWMELQDFLRHFTTIQICSLSPEVLGPKPAGGGWHIHTFQGRWVRGFNSGGNQPGADTFWTNPQFRLTLLEPDEEEEDDDDDGARGRLPKCTVLLSLIQRNRRRLRAEGLTYLTVGFHVFQVCPQMVELWDSPHSRELLPQLLRADRSHFCARRDVSRRCRLPPGHYLVVPCAARTCDEADFTLRIFSERRHTAVEIDDVISADLRAFTVPYTPLGLGLELLFQELAGEEEELSAFQLQMLLSIALEPARTHHQIPREIGLRTCEHLLRCFGTLHPQYGRSLAFHQFQQLWGHLLKWQATFDKFDEDSSGTMNSCELRLALISAGFHLNNQLTQALTSRYRDSRLRVDFERFVSCVAQLTCIFCHCSQHLDGGEGVICLTHRQWMEVATFS, from the exons ATGGCGTGTGGCAGCGGGAGAGTCACTATCCAGCTGGTGAACGAGGAGGCTGAGTCTGGAGCCCAAGGCCTGAAGCTCTTTCGGGGCCAGAACTATGAGGCAATCCGAGCAGCTTGCCTGGAGGAGGGGATCCTGTTCCGAGATCCCTACTTCCCTGCTGGTCCTGATGCCCTTGGCTATGACCTGCTGGGGCCAAACTCAGAGAAGGCCAAAGGAGTGGAATGGATGAGACCCCAT GAGTTCTGCACCGAACCCCAGTTCATCTGTGAGGACATGAGCCGGACAGACGTGTGTCAGGGGAGACTGG GTAATTGCTGGCTACTGGCGGCCGCAGCCTCCCTCACACTCTACCCCCGCCTCCTGCGCCGGGTGGTCCCGCCTGGACAGGGCTTTGGAAGTGGCTATGCAGGGGTCTTCCATTTCCAG ATCTGGCAGTTTGGCCGCTGGGTGGACGTCGTGGTGGACGACAAGCTGCCAGTGCGAGAGGGGAAGCTGATGTTCGTGAAGTCGGAGCAGAGGAACGAGTTCTGGGCCTCGCTTCTGGAAAAGGCTTACGCCAA GCTCCATGGCTCCTACGAGGTCATGCAAGGTGGTCACATGAATGAAGCCTTCGtggacttcacaggtggtgtggGTGAGGTACTCTACCTTCGGCAGGACACCCCCGCCCTGAGCCTCTTCACCATCCTGCGCCACGCCTTGGGCAAAGAGTCCCTG agtgaTCGGGGCGAGTACCGCACAGAAGAAGGGCTGGTGAAGGGCCACGCCTACTCAGTCACAGGCACACACAAG GTGTCACTGGGCTTCACCAAGGTGCGGCTGCTAAGGCTAAGGAACCCCTGGGGTCGCATAGAATGGACCGGAGCCTGGAGCGACAG CTGCCCACGTTGGGATGTGCTCCCCACTGAGTGGAGGGAAGCCCTGCTGGTAAAGAAGGAGGATGGAGAATTCTG GATGGAGCTACAGGACTTCCTCCGGCACTTCACCACCATCCAGATCTGCTCACTGAGCCCGGAGGTGCTGGGCCCGAAGCCTGCGGGAGGCGGCTGGCACATCCATACCTTTCAAGGCCGCTGGGTGCGTGGCTTCAACTCGGGTGGGAACCAGCCTGGTGCAG ACACCTTCTGGACCAACCCCCAGTTCCGGCTGACACTGTTGGAGcctgatgaggaggaggaagacgacGATGATGATGGGGCTCGAGGCCGCCTGCCCAAGTGCACAGTCCTCCTGTCACTTATTCAGCGCAACCGCCGGCGCCTAAGGGCTGAGGGCCTCACCTACCTCACCGTGGGCTTCCACGTGTTCCAGGTGTGCCCCCAG ATGGTGGAGCTCTGGGACTCCCCGCACAGCCGCGAGCTCCTGCCCCAGCTGCTACGCGCCGACCGCTCGCACTTCTGCGCGCGCCGCGACGTGAGCCGCCGCTGCCGCCTGCCGCCCGGACACTACCTGGTGGTGCCCTGCGCCGCGCGCACCTGCGACGAGGCCGACTTCACGCTGCGCATCTTCTCCGAGCGCCGCCACACTGCCGT CGAGATCGACGACGTGATCAGCGCCGACCTGCGCGCCTTCACG GTCCCCTACACTCCCCTGGGGCTCGGCTTGGagctgctgttccaggagctGGCAGGAGAG GAGGAAGAACTCAGTGCTTTTCAGCTTCAGATGTTATTAAGCATTGCCCTAGAGCCTG ccAGGACGCATCACCAGATTCCCAGAGAAATTGGGCTCAGGACCTGTGAGCATCTGCTGCGGTGTTTTGGG ACACTCCACCCCCAGTATGGCCGAAGCCTGGCCTTCCACCAATTCCAGCAGCTCTGGGGGCACCTCCTAAAATGGCAG GCCACCTTTGACAAGTTTGACGAGGACTCCTCAGGAACCATGAATTCCTGTGAGCTGAGGCTGGCACTGATTTCGGCAG gctTCCACCTGAACAACCAGCTGACCCAGGCCCTTACAAGCCGATACCGGGACAGCCGTCTGCGAGTGGACTTCGAGCGTTTTGTGTCCTGCGTGGCTCAGCTCACCTGCATCTTCT GCCACTGCAGCCAGCACCTGGATGGAGGTGAGGGGGTCATCTGCCTGACCCACCGCCAG TGGATGGAGGTGGCCACCTTCTCCTAG